The proteins below come from a single Xiphophorus couchianus chromosome 20, X_couchianus-1.0, whole genome shotgun sequence genomic window:
- the patz1 gene encoding POZ-, AT hook-, and zinc finger-containing protein 1 isoform X1 has product MEKVAEPSWTSSYTYQVSKHSAEMLHNLNVQRKDGGRFCDVILRVGEESFPAHKAVLAACSEYFESVFGRQAEGEGDAKELEMHTISPKVFKDILDFAYTSRIVVRLECFPELMTAAKFLLMRSVIEICQEVIKQSNVQILVPTTRGGEASLFQAAGATELGFPVAPPELVNGTGILLNGQGFVNSMQMHLDQSGDTPAVLLEDGCESSVPMLEPVEGLSMSPSAEITGSMFHHDAGSPGSKRGRGRPKKEAVHFNHMNQKDNGQLFPCGACGKAFTEASRLKNHEAQHGASTGGVHSLGDGLSAPGGLSLLSQSGLLENGVQLPGGLALDNNRKRERTRRHVGCDICGKVFRDVYHLNRHKLSHSGEKPYACPVCGLRFKRKDRMSYHVRSHDGSVGKPYVCQSCGKGFSRPDHLNGHIKQVHTTERPHKCQICNASFATRDRLRSHLACHEDKIPCKVCGKFLRAAYMTDHLKKHSEGTHNYCGICNKGFSTASYLKVHIKTHHGSSLPTSATMHTFPDPRGELQLQMHNGTPYQTGRLCSVEDGQENAGKCPHLESEESDTSLRELSNVDELKSPTKPDGPELEMPSLACNGAPTGILGSPDASKANGDPEKKFICGICGQAFRTKSYLNKHQHRVHKAQRAHGVPGSGLSEMAPSLTSPFSPQQNMSLLESFGFQIVQSAFASSLVDAEAGQSGIDFGGK; this is encoded by the exons ATGGAGAAGGTAGCGGAGCCGTCTTGGACCTCTTCGTACACCTACCAGGTGAGCAAGCACAGCGCGGAGATGCTACACAACCTCAACGTTCAGAGGAAAGATGGAGGCAGGTTCTGCGACGTGATCCTGCGCGTCGGCGAGGAGAGCTTCCCCGCTCACAAAGCGGTGCTGGCCGCCTGCAGCGAGTACTTCGAGTCGGTGTTCGGCCGTCAGGCAGAGGGCGAGGGCGACGCCAAGGAGCTGGAGATGCACACGATCAGCCCGAAAGTTTTCAAAGACATCCTGGACTTCGCTTACACCTCCAGGATCGTGGTTCGGCTGGAGTGCTTCCCGGAGTTGATGACGGCTGCCAAGTTTCTGCTGATGCGGTCCGTCATCGAGATATGTCAGGAGGTCATCAAGCAGTCCAACGTCCAAATCCTCGTCCCAACCACCCGGGGAGGAGAGGCCAGCCTCTTCCAGGCCGCGGGGGCCACGGAGCTGGGTTTCCCCGTGGCTCCGCCGGAGCTGGTAAACGGAACGGGTATATTGTTGAACGGCCAAGGCTTTGTGAACAGCATGCAGATGCATTTGGACCAGAGCGGAGACACGCCAGCAGTGCTGCTGGAGGACGGCTGCGAGTCGTCGGTGCCGATGCTGGAGCCTGTCGAAGGACTTTCCATGTCCCCGTCGGCGGAAATCACGGGGAGCATGTTTCATCACGACGCTGGCTCGCCTGGATCCAAACGAGGAAGAGGGAGACCGAAGAAAGAGGCTGTCCACTTTAATCACATGAACCAGAAGGACAACGGACAGCTGTTCCCCTGCGGGGCCTGCGGGAAAGCTTTCACAGAAGCGTCTCGGTTAAAGAACCACGAAGCGCAACACGGAGCCTCCACCGGGGGCGTCCACAGCCTCGGAGACGGCCTGTCAGCTCCGGGGGGTCTGTCTTTACTATCGCAGTCCGGGCTGCTGGAAAACGGGGTGCAGCTACCCGGAGGACTGGCGCTGGACAACAACCGCAAGCGGGAGCGGACCAGGCGGCATGTGGGTTGTGACATTTGCGGGAAAGTGTTCAGGGACGTGTATCACCTGAACCGACACAAGCTGTCCCACTCCGGGGAGAAGCCGTACGCGTGTCCCGTGTGCGGGCTGCGGTTCAAGCGCAAGGACCGGATGTCGTACCATGTTCGGTCCCACGATGGCTCGGTTGGCAAACCGTATGTGTGCCAAAGCTGTGGGAAGGGTTTCTCCAG ACCTGACCACCTGAATGGACACATTAAACAAGTGCACACGACAGAGAGACCCCACAAGTGCCAG ATTTGTAACGCCTCCTTCGCGACAAGAGATCGCCTCCGGTCGCACCTGGCGTGCCACGAGGACAAAATTCCCTGCAAAGTTTGCGGGAAGTTCCTGCGAGCTGCATACATGACGGACCACCTAAAGAAACACAGCGAGGGAACTCACAACTACTGTGGCATTTGCAATAAAG GTTTCTCCACTGCGTCCTACCTTAAGGTTCATATAAAGACACACCATGGCTCATCACTGCCCACTTCTGCCACAATGCACACCTTCCCTGATCCAAGGGGGGAGCTGCAGCTCCAGATGCACAACGGCACCCCTTACCAAACGGGACGCCTGTGCTCAGTGGAAG ACGGGCAGGAAAACGCCGGCAAGTGTCCCCACCTGGAGTCGGAGGAGTCGGATACTTCGCTAAGGGAATTGTCCAATGTTGACGAGCTTAAGTCTCCGACCAAACCCGACGGACCGGAGCTTGAGATGCCCTCCCTCGCCTGCAACGGGGCTCCCACCGGGATTCTTGGCTCTCCAGATGCTTCTAAAGCCAACGGAGACCCTGAGAAGAAGTTTATCTGTGGGATCTGTGGCCAGGCGTTTCGCACCAAGTCCTACCTCAACAAGCACCAGCACCGAGTTCACAAAGCCCAGCGGGCCCACGGGGTCCCGGGGTCTGGCTTAAGCGAGATGGCACCCTCCCTAACATCCCCGTTCTCCCCCCAACAAAACATGTCCCTCCTCGAGTCATTCGGCTTTCAGATAGTCCAGTCTGCCTTCGCCTCGTCTCTTGTGGATGCTGAGGCAGGTCAGAGTGGAATCGACTTTGGAGGGAAGTAA
- the eif4enif1 gene encoding eukaryotic translation initiation factor 4E transporter isoform X1, with protein sequence MEKDASAQQKNDDTAVDQPKLKPGATTPFRYTKEELLDIKELPISNERPECLSEKYDNDGVWDPEKWHASLYPTSERNSPIEGFKKDYMDDRVHLKRRIPDPRERLKEDDLDVVLSPQRRSFGGGCQGNAIPASNTRRPISPLENKENETLRLGGARRIGSGRIIPARVFEREARPEKERERERDFKDKRFRREYGDKRVFSERRRNDSYAEEEPEWFSAGPTSQSETIELIGFDDKILEEDRRKTKRSRKRTDSVKEAVECNGELAEEQNVALQADQEVPHPDLPDPSAGDFDFNEFFNLEKTMPALASMIEDVLGEGPVSASRFSQFFNTLSPSGSRSSSLRSTPHEELEKLAGLDPRCSSTSQGSASHFTPIQSSEGKGKVDILELLHNAKIDLKPLLSTLSVNKERLRESTNSGVVLSLEEVEGGMKGMKLGSEPHVQKVSPPQKGNGTPFMAEHLEEALTGGSVSRPRSRDTDMSAFNKLVSSMKASGTLPTHPKPNTNNQPSDPSVAPLPDRVPPRQQKNIFQALLGVRSSSPTPLGGLLGNSEPSVTSGPLQGLLHKGPSPPLFPQRAPSPDYFNNRMLPAAGFPAGPQSLLPEQFDIHRSISPQQQMRALSLPVNQADLEVLTLQQDLALHGHPSFQSGYNKHLQDRSFRNRPQRVNRSPGPQPAGRTSPGNAVTSMLSPSFTPTSVIRKMYATKEKSKDEQSSRPETKEEATTNSQDGSSSPNHLLGSVDGNISQSVGAKISHQTMQSKDQERLRPGSTGHHMTPMAPPGPSSSFPRPIYPVPLLSHVPMVRPPPQLHPNVVQRMLAQGISPQQLGPALMQAGMFPPHVDLAQLQGLPPALLGQPLYPLSATGLLPPRANTPMQLAVMQQQLQGQRPMHPGIPGALSQNQGLHRTNGSQRHGASPPLGLAKWFGSDVLEQPLPSMPAKVISVDELEFHP encoded by the exons ATGGAGAAAGATGCCAGTGCGCAGCAGAAGAATGATGACACAGCTGTGGACCAGCCCAAGCTAAAGCCAGGAGCCACCACTCCGTTTAGATATACCAAG GAAGAACTTCTGGATATAAAAGAACTACCGATTTCCAACGAGCGGCCTGAATGTCTCTCTGAAAAATACGACAA TGATGGTGTCTGGGACCCAGAGAAATGGCATGCCTCCCTGTACCCGACCTCAGAGAGAAACTCCCCAATCGAAGGCTTTAAGAAGGACTACATGGATGACAGAGTTCATTTGAAACGCAGAATCCCAG atCCCCGTGAGCGGTTAAAGGAGGACGACCTGGACGTTGTACTGAGCCCACAGCGACGAAGCTTTGGCGGTGGTTGTCAAGGCAACGCGATACCCGCATCAAACACCCGGCGCCCAATAAGCCCGCTGGAAAATAAGGAAAACGAGACACTCCGCCTTGGAGGCGCTCGCAGAATCGGCAGTGGGCGCATCATCCCTGCTCGAGTCTTTGAGAGAGAAGCTCGTCCAGAGAAGGAGAGGGAGCGGGAAAGAGACTTCAAAGATAAAAGATTCAGG AGGGAATATGGTGACAAGCGTGTGTTCagtgaaagaagaagaaacgacTCGTACGCAGAGGAGGAGCCGGAGTGGTTCTCAGCCGGTCCCACCAGCCAGTCGGAGACCATTGAACTAATCGGATTTGACGACAAAATTCTGGAGGAGGACAGACGCAAAACAAAGCGATCAAGGAAGCGAACGGACTCTGTGAAGGAAG CAGTGGAATGCAATGGTGAACTAGCCGAGGAGCAAAATGTGGCTTTGCAGGCTGATCAAGAAGTTCCCCATCCAGATCTTCCAGACCCGTCAGCTGGAGACTTTGACTTCAACGAATTTTTCAACTTGGAGAAAACCATGCCGGCACTGGCGTCT ATGATAGAGGACGTTTTGGGAGAAGGCCCCGTGTCAGCGAGCCGCTTCAGTCAGTTTTTTAACACCCTGAGCCCATCAGGCAGCCGGTCCAGCAGTTTGAGGTCCACCCCTCATGAGGAGCTGGAAAAACTTGCAG GACTTGATCCACGCTGCTCATCTACGAGCCAAGGCTCTGCGTCACACTTCACACCCATTCAGTCATCAGAGGGCAAGGGAAAAGTGGACATCTTGGAGCTGCTGCACAATGCCAAAATAGACCTGAAGCCCCTTCTGTCCACGCTGTCGGTCAACAAAGAACGGCTACGAGAAAGCA CTAACTCAGGGGTGGTGCTCTCTCTGGAGGAAGTTGAAGGGGGGATGAAGGGAATGAAGCTCGGCTCGGAGCCTCACGTGCAGAAGGTGTCTCCTCCACAGAAGGGGAACGGCACGCCCTTCATGGCCGAGCATCTGGAGGAAGCTTTAACCGGCGGCTCTGTTAGCCGGCCGCGATCCCGCGACACGGACATGTCTGCTTTTAATAAACTGGTCAGCAGCATGAAGGCAAGTGGAACTCTGCCAACTCACCCCAAACCCAACACAAACAAT CAACCTTCAGATCCAAGTGTGGCGCCTCTCCCTGATCGTGTACCTCCTcggcaacagaaaaacatatttcag GCGCTCCTTGGTGTTCGTAGCAGCTCCCCGACTCCTTTAGGCGGTCTGTTGGGAAACTCTGAGCCCTCTGTGACTTCTGGCCCTCTGCAAGGTTTACTACACAAGGGCCCCTCACCCCCTCTATTTCCACAGCGGGCCCCCTCACCTGACTATTTCAATAACAGAATGCTACCTGCTGCAG GATTTCCAGCTGGTCCTCAGTCTCTGCTACCAGAACAGTTTGACATCCACAGGTCCATCAGTCCTCAGCAGCAG ATGAGGGCGCTATCACTACCTGTAAATCAAGCTGATCTGGAAGTCCTAACTCTCCAGCAGGACCTTGCTCTCCATGGCCACCCTTCATTTCAGTCAGGTTACAACAAACACCTGCAGGACAGATCCTTTAGAAACAG GCCTCAACGGGTAAATCGCTCCCCTGGACCTCAGCCTGCTGGAAGAACCTCCCCAGGAAACGCAGTCACTAGCATG TTATCCCCATCGTTTACACCCACATCTGTGATCCGTAAAATGTACGCAACGAAAGAGAAAAGCAAGGACGAACAGTCGAGTCGTCCAGAGACTAAAGAGGAAGCGACCACAAACTCACAAGATG GCAGTAGTTCTCCAAACCACCTACTGGGGTCAGTGGACGGAAATATCTCACAGTCTGTAGGGGCAAAGATCAGTCATCAAACCATGCAAAGTAAAGACCAGGAGCGTCTGAGACCTGGTTCCACCGGACACCACATGACTCCAATGGCACCTCCAGGTCCGTCTTCATCCTTCCCTCGTCCCATCTACCCGGTACCACTGCTGTCCCATGTGCCCATGGTGCGCCCCCCTCCTCAGCTCCACCCAAACGTGGTTCAGAGAATGCTAGCACAGGGGATCTCGCCCCAGCAGCTCGGACCTGCCCTGATGCAAGCAG GTATGTTTCCACCACATGTTGACCTTGCACAACTTCAAGGCTTACCTCCGGCCCTGCTGGGACAGCCGCTGTACCCACTGAGTGCAACAGGACTGCTACCTCCCAGAGCAAATACTCCTATGCAGTTAGCGGtcatgcagcagcagcttcagggGCAGAGACCAA TGCATCCCGGTATACCAGGCGCTCTGTCTCAGAACCAAGGCCTCCACCGGACAAACGGCTCCCAGCGACATGGGGCCAGCCCCCCTCTGGGCCTGGCTAAGTGGTTTGGATCGGACGTGCTAGAGCAGCCACTGCCCTCCATGCCGGCTAAAGTAATCAGTGTGGATGAATTGGAGTTCCACCCATAA
- the patz1 gene encoding POZ-, AT hook-, and zinc finger-containing protein 1 isoform X2, with protein MEKVAEPSWTSSYTYQVSKHSAEMLHNLNVQRKDGGRFCDVILRVGEESFPAHKAVLAACSEYFESVFGRQAEGEGDAKELEMHTISPKVFKDILDFAYTSRIVVRLECFPELMTAAKFLLMRSVIEICQEVIKQSNVQILVPTTRGGEASLFQAAGATELGFPVAPPELVNGTGILLNGQGFVNSMQMHLDQSGDTPAVLLEDGCESSVPMLEPVEGLSMSPSAEITGSMFHHDAGSPGSKRGRGRPKKEAVHFNHMNQKDNGQLFPCGACGKAFTEASRLKNHEAQHGASTGGVHSLGDGLSAPGGLSLLSQSGLLENGVQLPGGLALDNNRKRERTRRHVGCDICGKVFRDVYHLNRHKLSHSGEKPYACPVCGLRFKRKDRMSYHVRSHDGSVGKPYVCQSCGKGFSRPDHLNGHIKQVHTTERPHKCQICNASFATRDRLRSHLACHEDKIPCKVCGKFLRAAYMTDHLKKHSEGTHNYCGICNKDGQENAGKCPHLESEESDTSLRELSNVDELKSPTKPDGPELEMPSLACNGAPTGILGSPDASKANGDPEKKFICGICGQAFRTKSYLNKHQHRVHKAQRAHGVPGSGLSEMAPSLTSPFSPQQNMSLLESFGFQIVQSAFASSLVDAEAGQSGIDFGGK; from the exons ATGGAGAAGGTAGCGGAGCCGTCTTGGACCTCTTCGTACACCTACCAGGTGAGCAAGCACAGCGCGGAGATGCTACACAACCTCAACGTTCAGAGGAAAGATGGAGGCAGGTTCTGCGACGTGATCCTGCGCGTCGGCGAGGAGAGCTTCCCCGCTCACAAAGCGGTGCTGGCCGCCTGCAGCGAGTACTTCGAGTCGGTGTTCGGCCGTCAGGCAGAGGGCGAGGGCGACGCCAAGGAGCTGGAGATGCACACGATCAGCCCGAAAGTTTTCAAAGACATCCTGGACTTCGCTTACACCTCCAGGATCGTGGTTCGGCTGGAGTGCTTCCCGGAGTTGATGACGGCTGCCAAGTTTCTGCTGATGCGGTCCGTCATCGAGATATGTCAGGAGGTCATCAAGCAGTCCAACGTCCAAATCCTCGTCCCAACCACCCGGGGAGGAGAGGCCAGCCTCTTCCAGGCCGCGGGGGCCACGGAGCTGGGTTTCCCCGTGGCTCCGCCGGAGCTGGTAAACGGAACGGGTATATTGTTGAACGGCCAAGGCTTTGTGAACAGCATGCAGATGCATTTGGACCAGAGCGGAGACACGCCAGCAGTGCTGCTGGAGGACGGCTGCGAGTCGTCGGTGCCGATGCTGGAGCCTGTCGAAGGACTTTCCATGTCCCCGTCGGCGGAAATCACGGGGAGCATGTTTCATCACGACGCTGGCTCGCCTGGATCCAAACGAGGAAGAGGGAGACCGAAGAAAGAGGCTGTCCACTTTAATCACATGAACCAGAAGGACAACGGACAGCTGTTCCCCTGCGGGGCCTGCGGGAAAGCTTTCACAGAAGCGTCTCGGTTAAAGAACCACGAAGCGCAACACGGAGCCTCCACCGGGGGCGTCCACAGCCTCGGAGACGGCCTGTCAGCTCCGGGGGGTCTGTCTTTACTATCGCAGTCCGGGCTGCTGGAAAACGGGGTGCAGCTACCCGGAGGACTGGCGCTGGACAACAACCGCAAGCGGGAGCGGACCAGGCGGCATGTGGGTTGTGACATTTGCGGGAAAGTGTTCAGGGACGTGTATCACCTGAACCGACACAAGCTGTCCCACTCCGGGGAGAAGCCGTACGCGTGTCCCGTGTGCGGGCTGCGGTTCAAGCGCAAGGACCGGATGTCGTACCATGTTCGGTCCCACGATGGCTCGGTTGGCAAACCGTATGTGTGCCAAAGCTGTGGGAAGGGTTTCTCCAG ACCTGACCACCTGAATGGACACATTAAACAAGTGCACACGACAGAGAGACCCCACAAGTGCCAG ATTTGTAACGCCTCCTTCGCGACAAGAGATCGCCTCCGGTCGCACCTGGCGTGCCACGAGGACAAAATTCCCTGCAAAGTTTGCGGGAAGTTCCTGCGAGCTGCATACATGACGGACCACCTAAAGAAACACAGCGAGGGAACTCACAACTACTGTGGCATTTGCAATAAAG ACGGGCAGGAAAACGCCGGCAAGTGTCCCCACCTGGAGTCGGAGGAGTCGGATACTTCGCTAAGGGAATTGTCCAATGTTGACGAGCTTAAGTCTCCGACCAAACCCGACGGACCGGAGCTTGAGATGCCCTCCCTCGCCTGCAACGGGGCTCCCACCGGGATTCTTGGCTCTCCAGATGCTTCTAAAGCCAACGGAGACCCTGAGAAGAAGTTTATCTGTGGGATCTGTGGCCAGGCGTTTCGCACCAAGTCCTACCTCAACAAGCACCAGCACCGAGTTCACAAAGCCCAGCGGGCCCACGGGGTCCCGGGGTCTGGCTTAAGCGAGATGGCACCCTCCCTAACATCCCCGTTCTCCCCCCAACAAAACATGTCCCTCCTCGAGTCATTCGGCTTTCAGATAGTCCAGTCTGCCTTCGCCTCGTCTCTTGTGGATGCTGAGGCAGGTCAGAGTGGAATCGACTTTGGAGGGAAGTAA
- the eif4enif1 gene encoding eukaryotic translation initiation factor 4E transporter isoform X2 translates to MEKDASAQQKNDDTAVDQPKLKPGATTPFRYTKEELLDIKELPISNERPECLSEKYDNDGVWDPEKWHASLYPTSERNSPIEGFKKDYMDDRVHLKRRIPDPRERLKEDDLDVVLSPQRRSFGGGCQGNAIPASNTRRPISPLENKENETLRLGGARRIGSGRIIPARVFEREARPEKERERERDFKDKRFRREYGDKRVFSERRRNDSYAEEEPEWFSAGPTSQSETIELIGFDDKILEEDRRKTKRSRKRTDSVKEAVECNGELAEEQNVALQADQEVPHPDLPDPSAGDFDFNEFFNLEKTMPALASMIEDVLGEGPVSASRFSQFFNTLSPSGSRSSSLRSTPHEELEKLAGLDPRCSSTSQGSASHFTPIQSSEGKGKVDILELLHNAKIDLKPLLSTLSVNKERLRESTNSGVVLSLEEVEGGMKGMKLGSEPHVQKVSPPQKGNGTPFMAEHLEEALTGGSVSRPRSRDTDMSAFNKLVSSMKASGTLPTHPKPNTNNQPSDPSVAPLPDRVPPRQQKNIFQALLGVRSSSPTPLGGLLGNSEPSVTSGPLQGLLHKGPSPPLFPQRAPSPDYFNNRMLPAAGFPAGPQSLLPEQFDIHRSISPQQQMRALSLPVNQADLEVLTLQQDLALHGHPSFQSGYNKHLQDRSFRNRPQRVNRSPGPQPAGRTSPGNAVTSMLSPSFTPTSVIRKMYATKEKSKDEQSSRPETKEEATTNSQDGSSSPNHLLGSVDGNISQSVGAKISHQTMQSKDQERLRPGSTGHHMTPMAPPGPSSSFPRPIYPVPLLSHVPMVRPPPQLHPNVVQRMLAQGISPQQLGPALMQAGLPPALLGQPLYPLSATGLLPPRANTPMQLAVMQQQLQGQRPMHPGIPGALSQNQGLHRTNGSQRHGASPPLGLAKWFGSDVLEQPLPSMPAKVISVDELEFHP, encoded by the exons ATGGAGAAAGATGCCAGTGCGCAGCAGAAGAATGATGACACAGCTGTGGACCAGCCCAAGCTAAAGCCAGGAGCCACCACTCCGTTTAGATATACCAAG GAAGAACTTCTGGATATAAAAGAACTACCGATTTCCAACGAGCGGCCTGAATGTCTCTCTGAAAAATACGACAA TGATGGTGTCTGGGACCCAGAGAAATGGCATGCCTCCCTGTACCCGACCTCAGAGAGAAACTCCCCAATCGAAGGCTTTAAGAAGGACTACATGGATGACAGAGTTCATTTGAAACGCAGAATCCCAG atCCCCGTGAGCGGTTAAAGGAGGACGACCTGGACGTTGTACTGAGCCCACAGCGACGAAGCTTTGGCGGTGGTTGTCAAGGCAACGCGATACCCGCATCAAACACCCGGCGCCCAATAAGCCCGCTGGAAAATAAGGAAAACGAGACACTCCGCCTTGGAGGCGCTCGCAGAATCGGCAGTGGGCGCATCATCCCTGCTCGAGTCTTTGAGAGAGAAGCTCGTCCAGAGAAGGAGAGGGAGCGGGAAAGAGACTTCAAAGATAAAAGATTCAGG AGGGAATATGGTGACAAGCGTGTGTTCagtgaaagaagaagaaacgacTCGTACGCAGAGGAGGAGCCGGAGTGGTTCTCAGCCGGTCCCACCAGCCAGTCGGAGACCATTGAACTAATCGGATTTGACGACAAAATTCTGGAGGAGGACAGACGCAAAACAAAGCGATCAAGGAAGCGAACGGACTCTGTGAAGGAAG CAGTGGAATGCAATGGTGAACTAGCCGAGGAGCAAAATGTGGCTTTGCAGGCTGATCAAGAAGTTCCCCATCCAGATCTTCCAGACCCGTCAGCTGGAGACTTTGACTTCAACGAATTTTTCAACTTGGAGAAAACCATGCCGGCACTGGCGTCT ATGATAGAGGACGTTTTGGGAGAAGGCCCCGTGTCAGCGAGCCGCTTCAGTCAGTTTTTTAACACCCTGAGCCCATCAGGCAGCCGGTCCAGCAGTTTGAGGTCCACCCCTCATGAGGAGCTGGAAAAACTTGCAG GACTTGATCCACGCTGCTCATCTACGAGCCAAGGCTCTGCGTCACACTTCACACCCATTCAGTCATCAGAGGGCAAGGGAAAAGTGGACATCTTGGAGCTGCTGCACAATGCCAAAATAGACCTGAAGCCCCTTCTGTCCACGCTGTCGGTCAACAAAGAACGGCTACGAGAAAGCA CTAACTCAGGGGTGGTGCTCTCTCTGGAGGAAGTTGAAGGGGGGATGAAGGGAATGAAGCTCGGCTCGGAGCCTCACGTGCAGAAGGTGTCTCCTCCACAGAAGGGGAACGGCACGCCCTTCATGGCCGAGCATCTGGAGGAAGCTTTAACCGGCGGCTCTGTTAGCCGGCCGCGATCCCGCGACACGGACATGTCTGCTTTTAATAAACTGGTCAGCAGCATGAAGGCAAGTGGAACTCTGCCAACTCACCCCAAACCCAACACAAACAAT CAACCTTCAGATCCAAGTGTGGCGCCTCTCCCTGATCGTGTACCTCCTcggcaacagaaaaacatatttcag GCGCTCCTTGGTGTTCGTAGCAGCTCCCCGACTCCTTTAGGCGGTCTGTTGGGAAACTCTGAGCCCTCTGTGACTTCTGGCCCTCTGCAAGGTTTACTACACAAGGGCCCCTCACCCCCTCTATTTCCACAGCGGGCCCCCTCACCTGACTATTTCAATAACAGAATGCTACCTGCTGCAG GATTTCCAGCTGGTCCTCAGTCTCTGCTACCAGAACAGTTTGACATCCACAGGTCCATCAGTCCTCAGCAGCAG ATGAGGGCGCTATCACTACCTGTAAATCAAGCTGATCTGGAAGTCCTAACTCTCCAGCAGGACCTTGCTCTCCATGGCCACCCTTCATTTCAGTCAGGTTACAACAAACACCTGCAGGACAGATCCTTTAGAAACAG GCCTCAACGGGTAAATCGCTCCCCTGGACCTCAGCCTGCTGGAAGAACCTCCCCAGGAAACGCAGTCACTAGCATG TTATCCCCATCGTTTACACCCACATCTGTGATCCGTAAAATGTACGCAACGAAAGAGAAAAGCAAGGACGAACAGTCGAGTCGTCCAGAGACTAAAGAGGAAGCGACCACAAACTCACAAGATG GCAGTAGTTCTCCAAACCACCTACTGGGGTCAGTGGACGGAAATATCTCACAGTCTGTAGGGGCAAAGATCAGTCATCAAACCATGCAAAGTAAAGACCAGGAGCGTCTGAGACCTGGTTCCACCGGACACCACATGACTCCAATGGCACCTCCAGGTCCGTCTTCATCCTTCCCTCGTCCCATCTACCCGGTACCACTGCTGTCCCATGTGCCCATGGTGCGCCCCCCTCCTCAGCTCCACCCAAACGTGGTTCAGAGAATGCTAGCACAGGGGATCTCGCCCCAGCAGCTCGGACCTGCCCTGATGCAAGCAG GCTTACCTCCGGCCCTGCTGGGACAGCCGCTGTACCCACTGAGTGCAACAGGACTGCTACCTCCCAGAGCAAATACTCCTATGCAGTTAGCGGtcatgcagcagcagcttcagggGCAGAGACCAA TGCATCCCGGTATACCAGGCGCTCTGTCTCAGAACCAAGGCCTCCACCGGACAAACGGCTCCCAGCGACATGGGGCCAGCCCCCCTCTGGGCCTGGCTAAGTGGTTTGGATCGGACGTGCTAGAGCAGCCACTGCCCTCCATGCCGGCTAAAGTAATCAGTGTGGATGAATTGGAGTTCCACCCATAA